From the Temnothorax longispinosus isolate EJ_2023e chromosome 6, Tlon_JGU_v1, whole genome shotgun sequence genome, one window contains:
- the Zetacop gene encoding coatomer subunit zeta-1 isoform X2, with protein MNHMEPTLYTVKGMAILDNDGNRILAKYYDKNVFPTSKEQKTFEKNLFSKTHRANAEIIMLDGLTCVYRSNVDLFFYVMGSSHENELILMSVLNCLYDSVSQILRKNVEKRAVLDSLDIVMLAMDEICDGGIILDADATSVVQRVALRTDDIPLGEQTVAQVLQSAKEQLKWSLLK; from the exons ATGAATCATATG GAGCCTACGCTGTACACAGTCAAGGGAATGGCCATCCTTGACAACGATGGCAACAGGATACTGGCAAAGTACTACGACAAAAATGTGTTTCCAACGTCGAAGGAGCAGAAAACGTTTGAGAAGAATCTGTTTAGCAAAACGCACCGAGCAAACGCGGAGATCATTATGTTGGATGGTTTGACTTGTGTCTACAGAAGTAACGTAGATTTGTTCTTCTACGTTATGGGCAGCTCACACGAAAATGAA TTGATCTTGATGAGTGTCCTGAACTGCCTGTACGACTCAGTAAGTCAGATCCTCAGGAAGAACGTGGAGAAAAGAGCGGTATTGGACAGCTTGGACATAGTAATGCTAGCTATGGATGAAATTTGCGATGGcgg tataatTTTGGATGCGGACGCGACAAGTGTGGTGCAGAGAGTAGCCCTGCGAACGGATGACATTCCACTTGGGGAACAAACAGTGGCGCAG GTATTGCAATCAGCCAAGGAACAGCTTAAGTggtcattattaaaataa
- the Zetacop gene encoding coatomer subunit zeta-1 isoform X1: MDGQPLEPTLYTVKGMAILDNDGNRILAKYYDKNVFPTSKEQKTFEKNLFSKTHRANAEIIMLDGLTCVYRSNVDLFFYVMGSSHENELILMSVLNCLYDSVSQILRKNVEKRAVLDSLDIVMLAMDEICDGGIILDADATSVVQRVALRTDDIPLGEQTVAQVLQSAKEQLKWSLLK; encoded by the exons ATGGATGGTCAACCATTG GAGCCTACGCTGTACACAGTCAAGGGAATGGCCATCCTTGACAACGATGGCAACAGGATACTGGCAAAGTACTACGACAAAAATGTGTTTCCAACGTCGAAGGAGCAGAAAACGTTTGAGAAGAATCTGTTTAGCAAAACGCACCGAGCAAACGCGGAGATCATTATGTTGGATGGTTTGACTTGTGTCTACAGAAGTAACGTAGATTTGTTCTTCTACGTTATGGGCAGCTCACACGAAAATGAA TTGATCTTGATGAGTGTCCTGAACTGCCTGTACGACTCAGTAAGTCAGATCCTCAGGAAGAACGTGGAGAAAAGAGCGGTATTGGACAGCTTGGACATAGTAATGCTAGCTATGGATGAAATTTGCGATGGcgg tataatTTTGGATGCGGACGCGACAAGTGTGGTGCAGAGAGTAGCCCTGCGAACGGATGACATTCCACTTGGGGAACAAACAGTGGCGCAG GTATTGCAATCAGCCAAGGAACAGCTTAAGTggtcattattaaaataa
- the Sqor gene encoding sulfide:quinone oxidoreductase, mitochondrial: protein MSRVLLSRNQASLSKCMLLRNECRQKIHHSCKILVVGGGTAGCSMAAKLSRKLSDPKQVIVLEPSDVHYYQPLFTLVGGGISPYASSRRYMKEVLPKKAKWLKTSVVGFQPDVNKVSTHHGDTIEYDIMIVALGLQLYWDKIPGLTDSIHDPDAQVCSIYGPDTVPQVYQKIKNTGQGTAIFTFPNTPIKCPGAPQKIAYIAEDYFRKRKLRNGIDVVYNTALPVIFGVKKYADSLWGVCKRRDITVNLQTNLVKIDPSKRQATFEKLSSPGETLVQEYSLLHVTPPMGPPAVLKEHPALTNEAGFLCVDPKTLQHTKYSNVFGIGDCTNTPNSKTMAAIAAQGKVLYRNILDDLAGKPMTMAYDGYASCPLVTGYDKCILAEFDYKMQPKETFPVDQGKEFYAMFLLKKYMFPFIYWHLMLRGYWNGPEFFRKLTKVLKKD from the exons ATGTCTCGTGTACTGTTGTCTCGCAATCAAGCGTCGCTGTCAAAGTGTATGTTGCTTAGAAACGAATGCAGACAGAAGATCCATCATTC CTGCAAAATCCTGGTGGTCGGAGGTGGCACCGCTGGCTGTTCGATGGCTGCAAAGCTGTCAAGAAAGCTGAGTGATCCAAAGCAAGTGATCGTGCTGGAACCCAGCGAT GTGCATTATTATCAACCCTTGTTCACTTTAGTTGGAGGTGGTATCAGTCCTTACGCGTCATCGAGAAGGTATATGAAAGAGGTTCTGCCAAAAAAAGCAAAGTGGCTAAAAACTTCCGTCGTCGGGTTTCAGCCAGACGTTAATAAAGTATCGACACATCATGGAGATACTATAGAATATGACATTATGATCGTTGCGCTTGGCCTGCAGTTGTACTGGGACAAA ATTCCAGGTCTGACGGACAGCATACACGATCCTGACGCACAAGTCTGCTCTATCTACGGGCCCGACACTGTGCCTCAAGTTTACCAGAAGATAAAAAACACCGGACAGGGAACCGCGATATTCACGTTTCCGAATACTCCAATCAAGTGCCCGGGCGCACCTCAGAAGATCGCCTACATTGCCGAGGACTACTTTCGCAAA CGCAAGTTACGAAATGGCATCGACGTCGTGTACAACACAGCATTGCCGGTTATATTCGGAGTTAAGAAGTACGCCGATTCTCTCTGGGGCGTTTGTAAGCGGAGAGACATTACCGTTAATCTACAGACGAATCTGGTGAAGATAGACCCGAGCAAAAGGCAAGCCACGTTTGAGAAACTAAGCTCACCGGGAGAGACATTGGTACAGGAG TACTCTCTTCTCCACGTGACGCCTCCGATGGGACCGCCTGCAGTTTTGAAGGAACATCCAGCGCTGACTAACGAAGCCGGATTTCTCTGCGTCGATCCGAAGACGCTGCAACACACGAAATATTCGAATGTGTTCGGCATAGGCGATTGCACAAACACACCGAATTCTAAGACAATGGCCGCAATAG CCGCGCAAGGAAAAGTGTTGTACCGGAATATATTGGATGATTTGGCTGGCAAACCAATGACAATGGCCTACGATGGTTACGCGTCTTGCCCGTTAGTTACCGGTTACGACAAATGCATTCTGGCCGAGTTCGACTACAAAATGCAACCAAAGGAGACCTTCCCGGTGGACCAAGGAAAAGAATTCTACGCTATGTTTTTGctgaagaaatatatgttcCCGTTCATATACTGGCACTTGATGTTGAG aGGGTACTGGAATGGACCAGAATTCTTCCGCAAACTCACGAAAGTTTTGAAGAAAGATTAG